A DNA window from Portunus trituberculatus isolate SZX2019 chromosome 47, ASM1759143v1, whole genome shotgun sequence contains the following coding sequences:
- the LOC123498256 gene encoding oplophorus-luciferin 2-monooxygenase non-catalytic subunit-like gives MEGRVTVLLLLLLCVSSNYGSQDSNFNQDSSLKQNSSFDLTHFNRQGVQPLGYPCPGGNDIKPCVCLSGGFMIRDLHCSGVANETQLAQVFSAKFPYRHFRSLVMVDNAGVKELRAGVFGDLTFQELRLVSGSLERIEAGTFAKSHNTLNLMHFYYNNIHDFPFAELASFTKLREVRLYGNKFSLLPPLTSLSMEIFSIGYNPLHVINDTTFAATPALRELHLYGVNLTELQPGIFSKLPNLSFLSLRDNHLSNLLDATVTLGGVDGGQVYLQNNDLTFVAPNALTGLGGGCVYLQDNALMEVAELAWRPLLEANVTLDLRRNPLSCGCEVAWLVLDPTLLIRLDPDSTCQDGQRLTDLDPAIFEEC, from the exons ATGGAGGGACGTGTGACGGTTCTCTTATTACTCCTTTTATGCGTGAGTAGCAATTATGGGTCCCAAGATTCCAATTTCAACCAAGATTCCAGTTTAAAGCAAAATTCAAGTTTTGATCTGACTCATTTTAACCGCCAAGGGGTCCAGCCTCTCGGGTACCCATGCCCGGGCGGAAATGACATCAAGCCGTGTGTCTGCCTCAGCGGCGGATTTATGATAAGAGATCTGCATTGCTCAGGCGTGGCCAACGAGACTCAGCTAGCTCAAGTTTTCAGTGCCAAATTCCCTTACCGCCACTTtcgctcccttgtgatggtggACAACGCTGGTGTGAAGGAGCTGCGGGCGGGCGTGTTCGGTGATTTAACGTTCCAGGAGCTGCGTCTGGTGTCCGGCTCGCTGGAGAGGATAGAGGCCGGGACGTTCGCTAAAAGCCACAACACGCTCAACCTGATGCATTTCTATTATAACAATATCCACGACTTCCCCTTCGCAGAGCTCGCCTCCTTCACCAAGCTGCGGGAGGTGAGGCTTTACGGCAACAAGTTCTCTCTCCTGCCACCTCTCACGTCCCTCTCGATGGAAATCTTCAGCATTGGATATAACCCGCTACATGTCATTAACGACACCACCTTTGCCGCCACACCTGCCTTACGAGAGCTCCACCTGTACGGTGTCAACCTTACCGAGCTACAGCCAG GAATATTTAGCAAGCTACCTAACCTCTCTTTCCTGAGTTTGAGAGACAACCACCTCTCCAATCTTCTTGACGCGACTGTGACTCTGGGTGGAGTGGATGGTGGCCAAGTGTACCTGCAGAACAACGACCTTACTTTCGTCGCTCCTAATGCCCTCACAG GTCTTGGCGGAGGCTGTGTGTACCTGCAGGACAATGCGCTGATGGAGGTGGCAGAATTGGCTTGGCGGCCTTTGCTTGAAGCCAACGTCACCCTCGACCTCAGAA GAAACCCCTTATCGTGCGGGTGTGAGGTTGCCTGGCTGGTGCTGGATCCAACTCTTCTAATCCGACTTGACCCAGACTCAACGTGTCAGGACGGGCAGAGGCTAACTGACCTCGACCCTGCGATCTTCGAGGAGTGCTGA